The sequence CTTCCCATCAGGTGGGTACAACCTTTTCTGTATTGGAAGGTGCCTACTGCATTTCggatacaattttttttataggGTTGATAACTCCATATAAACTCTCTTTTCATGTCACCATTTCATCTTCCCCACATCTAGAGGCTGATAGTATGTCTGGAAGAGtctctatatatacacaacATACGAGACATGAAGGTGTTGCATACAATCCGGGAGACACCTCCCAATCCTGCAGGTAAGGCAGTCCTGTTTTCAGAAGCTAGTGTTACTCTGAAAAGCATGTTCTGTCTGCACATGACATTTCCAACATGGAACTGTAGCACTCTCAAttctattttcaaattaaagttataaataaatatgtgagCATTGGCTTAAAGCCTACCCATTCGATCCAACGGGGCTTCCAAGAACAAACAGCAGACTGCCTTAAACAGCTTTCTCCCAGTTTTCTAGTCTCCTAGTGCTTATGGTTACAATCTTAGATCATGAGGAAGCAATACAGATACTTAAAAGCTACACATTGCCAGTGCTTGGTACAGATAAAAACTATGTCAGGTATGCTTTAGGAGTCAGGGCAAACTTGGGAATTTCTTCTACTTCATTGGTTACTGTAGTTCTGACAGTATTATACTTTCTATTAGGCTTTGTTAGTAATTGTGTTGAACAGATGCATTGCAGGTTGGCAATcgatatttttttcttccctgttctgTGTCTGTTGGTACATTGAAGAATGATTTGAGTTGATCTTTGCAATATTTGAACGTAGAAAGCTTTGTTGTGTAAGTTTTAGAATTTGCCTCATTCTAAAcattgttggttttgtttttctatattCCCTCTAGGGTTGTGTGCTTTATCAATAAATAATGACAACTGCTACCTGGCCTATCCAGGGAGTGCAACTATTGGAGAAGTGCAGGTCTTTGACACCATCAATCTGGTAAGGGTCTTCGTGCATGCTGTTTCCATTTCTAAAGATGCAGTTTTTGGAAATAGTTTCAATTGCTCAGAGAAGAATTACTAGGCACTTGTAATTGGTCCATGCATGACAATCTGCAGTATCCATTTTACCTAGGTATCCATTATACCTAGGCATCACAGAATGTCAACAAAGGAAAGTAAGACTACTAGCTTTGATGAGAAGAGTTGAGCAAATGGGTGGAGCAGATAAATGGACAGTCACTTTTATTTGAATTGTCTTTAAGTAGCCTGCTACTACTTGAACTCTCTACGCATATGCTTCAGTAGTAATTTTGTGTACTTTTGCTTAGCAGTTACTGAAACAGATTGAAGCAGTTGTCCGTAAATAAGGCTCATACTTGTCCTGACAGCTCTTACATATGCAGGCTTAAGCTGTGAACGTGGAGCTTTTAACCTGTGCTTTACTAAGGTtctattttatcattttgctcctgcagagagctgctaaTATGATCCCAGCTCATGATAGTCCCTTGGCTGCTTTGGCTTTTGACGCAAGTGGTACTAAACTTGCCACTGCATCAGAAAAGGTAAGACGTCTTTTTATTGACTTGCTAGCAATGATAAACTTACTTAAAATGGTCTAAACgagtttcatttttaagcatGCACAGTACCATGTGCAAGTACCAAAAAAAGTCTTAAAGTTATAACAACAAATCTAAGTTAAACTGTTAATGATGTTTGACATAACTTCCATGCTGTGAAATGCTGGATAATAAggttatttaaattttaatctgGCTGTAATCAGGGCAGTCCTCCAAGTGTTTTTCCCATTAGTGTGGGATGCATACTAGGAATCAGTTGCATTCCTTTGATGCTATCTTCCTAATGAAAACAAGACAGTTAAAGTCAAAAGAGAGAATTGTTTTGCCTGACTTTGGCACATGATGACAAATGGTCTATGCGAACTGTATAAATTACAAAGTGTGAAGCTTCTGCTTCTTGGATAATAAGCTTAAACTATACAGATGTAACGTGATTTCACCTGATAAAGGCCCAAAGACATCCAGGTAACTATACTTGTGGTTAACATGATCATATTCATGATAAAGATTAATAAGAGGAGCTGTTCTTGATGCAAAGCTTGTACTGTACATTAGTAGCTCTCACCTTATAGTTTCTCAGTTCTTCAAACATCCTTCAAACaagctctgaaaatatttaatgctaGTATGTGGGGTGCATGAACTATGGTAAATTAACAGCAGAATGGTATGTACTCTGCTCACCAGAGCTAATGCACGGTGCACAAACTTGAAATGAtaatgaaagattttattttttcttccccttccaggGGACAGTGATAAGAGTGTTTTCCATTCCAGAGGGACAGAAACTCTTTGAATTCCGGAGAGGAGTGAAGAGGTAAAGTTCAGCCAGGGTAGTTATCAGAAGCTTGTTCTTTACAGTAAATCTCCGGTATGCTGTGCAGTTGAGCTATCATCCTAATTCTTGCCTGTTGTCATCTTCTTCCATCCCTGCCTGTATGCTTATAACACTTACAGTTTTAATGTCTTCCAACTTTAGACTTGCTTATTCTGCGAATCAGTCCTGCCAGAATTGTACTTCCTCGTGCATTTTAGAAATTCACTGGTAAAGGAATTTGTTCAAAGTGGGCCACCTTTTGTAAGATACTGTATTCTTATGGCAAGTGGAATCAGTGTGTTTAATTTTCCTGCTCTTCTAAATCCTGCTAGCAGCGGGGCCATTGCAAGTCATTGTGACACGGTACTGTAGTTTGTGGTAGCAGTAACTCTGTAGCTCTAATATACTTTATGCAGAGGTAAGAGTGAGTTCAAATTCTTACTAGATGACCCCCAATGTCTAGTATCTGTCAATTAAATGTCATTAAGGGGAATCTTGCTCCTGAAGTGCATTAAGAAGCCATCAGAAAATGCTTACTATGGAGTTACTACTTTTATTTACAAAGCAGTGGTGACTGAAGAATCTGCTTAATTATTAAGCCATATGCTTTGGCTTAATTGCAAGTCACATGCTCCTCTTCTTCTGAGAGAAATTGCAGGTGATTTTACTATGCAGCCACagtccctcccagctcttgcagTACAACTGGTGTGAACGCTATGTTGCTCCTTAGTGGTGAATGTGCAGAAGGGCTCCTACCTACCAAAACAGAGGAATAATATTCTCATTTAAATCAGTTGCCATGAGTCATTTAACAGGAGCTTTTGCTTTCACCAGTTAGTGCAGTATTAGAATGTCAAAAACAATGTCAAATATATGTCAAAAATAATGCTTCAGtattttttggtttcttttccacCTAGGTGTGTGAGCATCTGTTCATTGGCTTTCAGCATGGACGGCATGTTTCTGTCTGCATCCAGTAACACGGAGACAGTGCATATCTTCAAACTTGAGACTGTGAAAGAAAAGTAGGTTTCAGAGGTGCcgtagattttttattttttgtctccaAGGAAAAGGCTTACAAATTGGAGAAAACTGTTCCTGTTGAGTATAGTTAAAGTGTGGACAGACTTCCTTTGAACACATTTATAATGTAAAGGGCATAACAAGTCGGTTATGAATCAGCAGCTGCTCCTGATGTGCATGCTGTTCTCCTAATGAATAGGAAGAGTATTTCTGACAAAGGGGAATTGGGCAACCTTGGCAGAAGAATGTGGGGGCAGTGGAGTGTCTTCAATGACcattgttggttttttgttttgtttttttttttacctcttctCCTATCTGTATGGGAAGACTTATCTCAACAATATCTTCCAGCTGCCTATAGGGCTTTAAAAGGCACCATGTTGTAAAACATTCCTATTTATGATTTGAAAAGAGTCTTACTTATATTTTTGTGTAAGTGGTTTGTTACTGATTAAACAGTTGAATAAAACCTTGAAGTTTAGCACCTTGTAATAGATCTCACTCTTGTATAATAACCGTTATGAAATACAGTTGTATAAACAGAAGTATCAATTTACAATAGAACATGTTTTAGCAACAGGCTGAGGGTATTACAGGACACACCATGCCCTGTAGCGTAAATGGAGTGCATTGAGTTCTCAAAGGTATTCTTtatctctgaagaaaaacaaataaccatttaatatctttgaaaatgaaaagatgtttcaaaatgtttgcaCGCCTTTCTCTCCAATGTAAAGTCAAAGTTGGacatgattttctgttttttttcttctaacctGTAGACCTCAGGAAGAGCCTACAACCTGGACAGGTTACTTTGGAAAAGTGCTGATGGCCTCCACAAGCTATCTGCCCTCACAAGTAACAGAAATGTTCAACCAGGGTAGAGCCTTTGCTACAGTCCGCCTGCCGTTCTGTGGGCACAAAAACATCTGTGCACTTGCCACGTGAGTAAAGAAACAGAGCTTGCACTCACCACCCACTGGGTCGCCATGCTGAGCTATGCAGAGGCTGACACTGGGGGACACGCCTTATCTCTGTCAAAATTGGTAGTACGCAGAGCAGTGGGTCACCTGTAGTGCATTCAAAGCCTCTGctgttttaaaagctgtatgTTGGAGCTAACATCTCACAGTCCTttgaggaggagagggaaagacATAATATTTGGATCAGCATTAGGCTATTTCTAAGTGTTGTTTAAAATGTCgtttctttttgaaagaagGCTGTTGAGAACAGATGCATAGGCTTAAGgcatttgcttttattagtGATAGGGGAAATAATGCTGTATTTTGTGTCAGTTGCAAAATAAGGCAGTCCAGAGTAACGGTTAAAGAAATCTTTGAAGGCATGTTCCTGTTATTCTTGTCTCTAAAACTGTATAGCATTCATTACATTTAGTTCTCAACTTTAATCTTTATTCTGCCTTCACCAAAGGGCAGGGCCTCTTTGGCACAGCTACCAAAGCAATAACCTGAGCAGTAGTgaacttttttgtgtgtttctgtagATTCTATGCTAAATtgatttcatgtttttgttctcTCCTCTGATCTCAAAGCATGCTTTAAGCAATAATTAAACCTTGTAACAGTTCTGAAATAAGTAAATACTTCACGTTAGAATACTTGTCTCTGGAGTTGCACAAAGCTGGTAAAAAGATGGTAACATCTCAATTTGCTTTTCTGGGTTATGTATAAGTTGCTTGATTCCCATGGCATCCTATTAGCTCCACATTGTGATTATGCCTTGCTTTTATATATGCAGTTCTTTCCTAGGTGCTCAGTCTATGCCACTGTTAACAATATTCCCCATCTAGAAGCAACTGTGGAAAATAATGGCTTAAAATCTCAGGAGGGGAGTAGAGTGTGCTGATACAAAGCACAAGCTTTTACTAATCTCCTGTATATCTTTCTAGAATCCAGAAGATCCCTCGGTTATTGGTGGGAGCTGCTGATGGGTATCTCTACATGTACAACCTAGACCCCCAAGAAGGAGGAGAGTGCACACTAATGAAGCAGCACAAGTAAGTCCACACTAACTGAGGActgatgctttttatttcttcacaaaatCCGCTTTGTTCTTAAACTTAGCTTCATGCTGCAGAAGTCTAACTTAGAGCTCATTTCTTTAACCTACTTTTTGAAACCTCTGACATGAATGAGTAACTTCAGAATCCCCCCGGGCCTTTCTTCTTAATATCTTCTACACTAAGCACCGCTTTTCCAGCAGAAACTTAGCACTGTCCAATTGCAGTGAAAAATCAATCGCTGTTAGCTGTCTGATCCTATTTCCTCTTACTAGGCAGTTTGAGTTGAGTTACTTTGACAAGAACTTGAAAGGTCTGACACCATCCTCTTCATCAATAAGTGAAGTGGCTACAGAGATGAGAATGTGTAACTCTGGCTTCACACAGGGGAATCTGGCCTATGAAATTTTATCTGTATTCTTTCTACAGGTGTCCTTACTGAACTTCTTTGCCTATAGGCCACTGAAGTAATGTTTTGTAGTGGTACTGTAGaatactgaaggaaaatatgcaaggccttgtttttttctgaggtttGAAGGGAACAGATAGAGTAATACAGTTGGATTACTTATGTGATCAATTGTAGATTTAAAGCCAGAAACTTATGATGGCAATTCAAGTTTGCAACTTTGGTCAAGTCTACAGTACTGGTTACAAATAATATCTTTATCTGAAAGTTTTAAGACACAATCTCTAGTTTCATTTGTAAACAAAGTGAAGTTTGGTAAAGAGAAGCTTTTATCAGGTTTGTAATAGCTGAAATGCTCTAATACCTTCACCAGAGTGTTTTCCAGGATATGTATGTGAGGCAACAGCTTCTGCTGGGGACAGAGCTCAAGAAATAATCTGTAACCTTGCCGATAGGAAtgactttgatttattttttttctttaaaatgtgcacTGTTCTTTTGAgtctttttcttcctagcaTCAGTTAGCAGGGTTTAAGTCCTCATGTCGTCTCAGAGGCAAACATGTTGCTGCCGTGTATTGAGTGTTAAATATGAAGTATATTCACAGAGATGCCTTCTTGAAAGTCCTCTGGAATATTCCTTGCATTACGACAGAGCACAGGCAATTGGAAAAGATAACTGCCATCCCTGAAGGGATCATATCCCTCCTGTtgcatgtgtatatgtattCTTGCACGCCTAATGAGATATTCTTGCATAGCTGTCAAGGAAAGCTGTGTTATGTCTAGGCAGATCACCTCTCCAGCTAACCTTTCTCTGCTTGGTAGGCTCGATGGCAGCATGGAGCCAGCCAACGAGATCCTGGAGTCTGCATCCCATGACCGGCCGTTGGTAGCGCAGACGTACAGTGCTGCTGTGACTAAAGGTACATATGTGCCTTCCTCACCCACAAGGCATGGTAAGGAGAAGGCTGGAAATGGGGCAGGGAGCACCTCTGCATTTTGCATCATTCTAGATGGCTGCATGAGCTCATCTGCTTCAACACTGAGCTTTTCATAGCTATGAGCGTGATGTGAAGCACTGGTGAGTGGTTGGAAAAGAGCACTTGTGATGTTCAGTAGCCTCCTATAGATAAACTGCTCATCTTCACTATTTTCTGGGTAGAGCTTTGTCTCAAATTGTGGTCAATTACTTCAGTAATAGTTGCAGTATTTGCTGAATGGTTCTTCAGATGCTGTAATGCAATTATTTCATGCAGGAGGTCTGGGTGCAGAACAAAGCATCTGAATTATAGTCACAGGGGTTCttttaggttgtttttttttggttaagtGTTCCTGTAGTTCCATTATGGGAACTGTGACCTTTTAGATTGCCTTGCTGTTCTATGAAATTGAAAGGTTCGGTATTTGTCTAATGCTGGAGTTCCATGTGAGTGGAGCC comes from Anas acuta chromosome 15, bAnaAcu1.1, whole genome shotgun sequence and encodes:
- the WIPI2 gene encoding WD repeat domain phosphoinositide-interacting protein 2 isoform X1, whose protein sequence is MNLAGQSGEAGSGHLLFANFNQDNTSLAVGSKSGYKFFSLSSVDKLEQIYECTDTEDVCIVERLFSSSLVAIVSLKAPRKLKVCHFKKGTEICNYSYSNTILAVKLNRQRLIVCLEESLYIHNIRDMKVLHTIRETPPNPAGLCALSINNDNCYLAYPGSATIGEVQVFDTINLRAANMIPAHDSPLAALAFDASGTKLATASEKGTVIRVFSIPEGQKLFEFRRGVKRCVSICSLAFSMDGMFLSASSNTETVHIFKLETVKEKPQEEPTTWTGYFGKVLMASTSYLPSQVTEMFNQGRAFATVRLPFCGHKNICALATIQKIPRLLVGAADGYLYMYNLDPQEGGECTLMKQHKLDGSMEPANEILESASHDRPLVAQTYSAAVTKGTYVPSSPTRHAYTEDLGAVGGACLEDETNSLRLDEDSEHPPMILRTD
- the WIPI2 gene encoding WD repeat domain phosphoinositide-interacting protein 2 isoform X2, producing the protein MNLAGQSGEAGSGHLLFANFNQDNTSLAVGSKSGYKFFSLSSVDKLEQIYECTDTEDVCIVERLFSSSLVAIVSLKAPRKLKVCHFKKGTEICNYSYSNTILAVKLNRQRLIVCLEESLYIHNIRDMKVLHTIRETPPNPAGLCALSINNDNCYLAYPGSATIGEVQVFDTINLRAANMIPAHDSPLAALAFDASGTKLATASEKGTVIRVFSIPEGQKLFEFRRGVKRCVSICSLAFSMDGMFLSASSNTETVHIFKLETVKEKPQEEPTTWTGYFGKVLMASTSYLPSQVTEMFNQGRAFATVRLPFCGHKNICALATIQKIPRLLVGAADGYLYMYNLDPQEGGECTLMKQHKLDGSMEPANEILESASHDRPLVAQTYSAAVTKAYTEDLGAVGGACLEDETNSLRLDEDSEHPPMILRTD